A genomic region of Papaver somniferum cultivar HN1 chromosome 7, ASM357369v1, whole genome shotgun sequence contains the following coding sequences:
- the LOC113299821 gene encoding ion channel CASTOR-like isoform X3, with translation MSFMDPDHPSSSSCNRDWFFPSPSFIHSTHPIPSSRTLKPPKKFYSSARRSGSQKISYSLEPPLSQKPNPILPLDNRYGGIRRRIDFDRTRDKMQRSDDETFNSTPTEKKNLLEEKTTRIVGRLKSCFRWNRRNLVFPVIITIFFYLLRKNFILQGQVKDLEEQILILKLRLQECNLPGSVHNINSNAEESFISTESLRTSALIFSLLLLSTPFLIFKYIDYVSKTRRSSKEVSLNKQLEYHVDVFLSVHPYTKPLALLIATLLLIFIGGVALFGVTDDGLADCLWLSWTYVASSGNHADSEGIGPRLVSVSISFGGMLIFAMMLGLVSDAISEKLDSLRKGKSEVVESSHTLILGWSEKLGTLLNQLVIANESLGGGTVVVMAERDKEEMELDIAKMEFDFRGTSVICRSGNPCILADLKKVSVSKARAIIVLAEDGNADQSDARALRTVLSLTGVKEGLRGHIVVELSDLDNEVLVKLVGGELVETVVAHDVIGRLMIQCARQPGLAQIWEDILGFENCEFYIKRWPGLDGMCFEDVLISFADAIPCGVKSVACGGKIILNPDDSYVLQEGDEVLVIAEDDDTYAPTTLPMVWRGNPQKDLMVQKLHEKILFCGWRRDMEDMIMVLDAFLAPESELWMFNEVPENDRVKKLTDGGLDFDRLMNITLVHREGNAVIRRNLESLPLETFDSILILADESVEDSAIQADSRSLATLLLIRDIQAKRLPYSKETPVHREAFSKVSWMGEMQQASDKSVIISEILDPRTKNLLSMSKISDYVLSNELVSMALAMVAEDRQINDVLEELFAEEGNEMHIRQANLYLHEEEELNFFEVLLRARQRKEIVIGYRLANAERAVINPPNKSERRNWSSKDAFVVIAEKE, from the exons ATGTCCTTTATGGATCCTGATCACCCATCTTCCTCCTCTTGTAACAGGGATTGGTTTTTCCCTTCTCCTTCTTTCATTCATTCAACTCATCCTATTCCTTCTTCAAGAACTCTAAAGCCTCCTAAAAAGTTCTACTCTTCAGCACGCCGTAGTGGCTCGCAGAAAATATCTTATTCACTTGAACCGCCATTATCTCAGAAACCTAATCCGATTTTACCATTGGATAATAGATATGGTGGAATTCGAAGAAGAATTGATTTTGATCGTACCAGAGACAAAATGCAAagatctgatgatgaaacctttaatTCGACTCCGACGGAGAAGAAGAACTTGCTGGAAGAGAAAACTACTAGGATTGTTGGGAGATTAAAAAGTTGTTTCCGATGGAATCGACGGAATTTGGTTTTCCCG GTTATTATCacaatcttcttttatcttctacGCAAGAACTTTATATTGCAAGGACAGGTTAAGGATTTAGAG GAACAGATTTTAATATTAAAGTTGAGATTACAAGAATGTAATTTACCGGGCTCTGTTCACAATATCAATTCAAATGCAGAAGAAAGTTTTATATCTACTGaaagtttgagaacttcagcTTTGATTTTCTCGTTATTACTCTTATCTACACCATTTCTTATTTTCAAGTATATTGATTACGTTTCGAAAACTAGAAGATCGTCAAAAGAAGTTTCCTTGAACAAACAGTTAGAATATCACGTGGACGTGTTTTTATCAGTTCATCCTTATACAAAGCCGTTGGCGTTGCTAATTGCAACCCTGCTGCTTATATTTATTGGTGGGGTTGCATTGTTTGGTGTGACTGATGATGGCTTAGCTGATTGTCTATGGTTGTCTTGGACTTATGTTGCTAGTTCAGGAAACCATGCGGACTCTGAGGGAATTGGTCCAAGGTTAGTTTCAGTTTCTATAAGTTTTGGTGGTATGCTAATATTTGCAATGATGCTTGGACTTGTCTCCGATGCAATCTCCGAGAAATTAGATTCATTACGGAAGGGGAAAAGTGAAGTTGTTGAGAGCAGTCATACTTTAATTCTTGGTTGGAGCGAAAAATTG GGTACACTATTGAATCAGCTTGTCATAGCCAATGAGAGTTTAGGTGGAGGTACTGTGGTTGTAATGGCTGAGAGAGATAAAGAAGAGATGGAACTTGACATTGCCAAAATGGAATTTGATTTTAGAGGAACATCTGTTATATGCAGAAGTGGAAACCCTTGTATTCTAGCTGACCTGAAAAAG GTTTCTGTCTCCAAGGCTCGCGCTATCATTGTGCTTGCTGAAGATGGCAATGCTGACCAG AGTGATGCTCGTGCATTAAGGACAGTTTTGAGTCTGACAGGAGTAAAAGAAGGGCTGAGAGGACATATAGTGGTGGAACTTAGTGACCTAGACAACGAGGTGCTCGTAAAACTTGTTGGTGGAGAACTTGTTGAAACTGTTGTTGCTCATGATGTCATTGGCCGCTTGATGATTCAGTGTGCTCGACAACCAGGCCTTGCTCAG ATTTGGGAAGATATACTTGGGTTTGAAAACTGTGAGTTTTACATCAAAAGATGGCCTGGATTGGATGGAATGTGTTTTGAAGATGTATTGATCAGCTTCGCGGATGCTATTCCTTGTGGAGTGAAGTCGGTAGCTTGTGGAGGAAAGATAATTTTGAATCCTGATGACTCTTATGTTCTACAAGAAGGCGACGAAGTTCTTGTAATTGCTGAAGATGACGATACTTATGCTCCAACCACATTGCCAATG GTCTGGAGAGGGAATCCACAGAAAGATTTAATGGTTCAGAAGTTGcatgaaaaaattcttttttgtggTTGGCGCCGAGATATGGAAGATATGATTATG GTGTTGGATGCATTCTTGGCACCTGAATCAGAGTTGTGGATGTTCAATGAAGTTCCAGAAAATGATAGAGTTAAAAAACTTACTGATGGTGGTCTGGATTTCGACCGTTTAATGAACATTACTTTGGTTCATCGTGAAGGAAATGCTGTTATTCGGCGCAACTTGGAAAGTCTCCCCTTGGAGACCTTTGATTCT ATTTTGATTTTGGCTGATGAGTCAGTCGAAGATTCAGCAATCCAAGCTGATTCAAGATCTCTTGCCACATTACTGTTAATCCGTGACATCCAG GCAAAGCGTCTTCCTTATAGTAAAGAAACCCCGGTTCATAGAGAAGCTTTCTCAAAGGTTTCTTGGATGGGTGAAATGCAACAAGCTTCAGATAAATCAGTCATCATAAGTGAAATTCTTGATCCGCGGACTAAAAATCTATTATCCATGTCGAAAATCAGTGACTATGTTTTATCAAATGAGCTGGTCAGCATGGCATTAGCTATGGTTGCTGAGGATCGCCAAATaaatgatgtgttagaagaactcTTTGCTGAGGAG GGAAACGAGATGCATATAAGACAAGCCAATCTTTACCTTCATGAAGAGGAGgaattgaatttttttgaagTACTGTTACGTGCTCGGCAGAGGAAAGAAATTGTGATTGGGTACCGGCTCGCAAATGCAGAGCGAGCTGTTATAAACCCTCCTAACAAGAGTGAGCGGCgaaattggtcatccaaagatgcTTTTGTTGTGATTGCTGAAAAAGAATGA
- the LOC113299821 gene encoding ion channel CASTOR-like isoform X2, producing the protein MSFMDPDHPSSSSCNRDWFFPSPSFIHSTHPIPSSRTLKPPKKFYSSARRSGSQKISYSLEPPLSQKPNPILPLDNRYGGIRRRIDFDRTRDKMQRSDDETFNSTPTEKKNLLEEKTTRIVGRLKSCFRWNRRNLVFPVIITIFFYLLRKNFILQGQVKDLEEQILILKLRLQECNLPGSVHNINSNAEESFISTESLRTSALIFSLLLLSTPFLIFKYIDYVSKTRRSSKEVSLNKQLEYHVDVFLSVHPYTKPLALLIATLLLIFIGGVALFGVTDDGLADCLWLSWTYVASSGNHADSEGIGPRLVSVSISFGGMLIFAMMLGLVSDAISEKLDSLRKGKSEVVESSHTLILGWSEKLGTLLNQLVIANESLGGGTVVVMAERDKEEMELDIAKMEFDFRGTSVICRSGNPCILADLKKVSVSKARAIIVLAEDGNADQSDARALRTVLSLTGVKEGLRGHIVVELSDLDNEVLVKLVGGELVETVVAHDVIGRLMIQCARQPGLAQIWEDILGFENCEFYIKRWPGLDGMCFEDVLISFADAIPCGVKSVACGGKIILNPDDSYVLQEGDEVLVIAEDDDTYAPTTLPMVKEASLIEIIRPTKEPQKILLCGWRRDIDDMIVVLDAFLAPESELWMFNEVPENDRVKKLTDGGLDFDRLMNITLVHREGNAVIRRNLESLPLETFDSILILADESVEDSAIQADSRSLATLLLIRDIQAKRLPYSKETPVHREAFSKVSWMGEMQQASDKSVIISEILDPRTKNLLSMSKISDYVLSNELVSMALAMVAEDRQINDVLEELFAEEGNEMHIRQANLYLHEEEELNFFEVLLRARQRKEIVIGYRLANAERAVINPPNKSERRNWSSKDAFVVIAEKE; encoded by the exons ATGTCCTTTATGGATCCTGATCACCCATCTTCCTCCTCTTGTAACAGGGATTGGTTTTTCCCTTCTCCTTCTTTCATTCATTCAACTCATCCTATTCCTTCTTCAAGAACTCTAAAGCCTCCTAAAAAGTTCTACTCTTCAGCACGCCGTAGTGGCTCGCAGAAAATATCTTATTCACTTGAACCGCCATTATCTCAGAAACCTAATCCGATTTTACCATTGGATAATAGATATGGTGGAATTCGAAGAAGAATTGATTTTGATCGTACCAGAGACAAAATGCAAagatctgatgatgaaacctttaatTCGACTCCGACGGAGAAGAAGAACTTGCTGGAAGAGAAAACTACTAGGATTGTTGGGAGATTAAAAAGTTGTTTCCGATGGAATCGACGGAATTTGGTTTTCCCG GTTATTATCacaatcttcttttatcttctacGCAAGAACTTTATATTGCAAGGACAGGTTAAGGATTTAGAG GAACAGATTTTAATATTAAAGTTGAGATTACAAGAATGTAATTTACCGGGCTCTGTTCACAATATCAATTCAAATGCAGAAGAAAGTTTTATATCTACTGaaagtttgagaacttcagcTTTGATTTTCTCGTTATTACTCTTATCTACACCATTTCTTATTTTCAAGTATATTGATTACGTTTCGAAAACTAGAAGATCGTCAAAAGAAGTTTCCTTGAACAAACAGTTAGAATATCACGTGGACGTGTTTTTATCAGTTCATCCTTATACAAAGCCGTTGGCGTTGCTAATTGCAACCCTGCTGCTTATATTTATTGGTGGGGTTGCATTGTTTGGTGTGACTGATGATGGCTTAGCTGATTGTCTATGGTTGTCTTGGACTTATGTTGCTAGTTCAGGAAACCATGCGGACTCTGAGGGAATTGGTCCAAGGTTAGTTTCAGTTTCTATAAGTTTTGGTGGTATGCTAATATTTGCAATGATGCTTGGACTTGTCTCCGATGCAATCTCCGAGAAATTAGATTCATTACGGAAGGGGAAAAGTGAAGTTGTTGAGAGCAGTCATACTTTAATTCTTGGTTGGAGCGAAAAATTG GGTACACTATTGAATCAGCTTGTCATAGCCAATGAGAGTTTAGGTGGAGGTACTGTGGTTGTAATGGCTGAGAGAGATAAAGAAGAGATGGAACTTGACATTGCCAAAATGGAATTTGATTTTAGAGGAACATCTGTTATATGCAGAAGTGGAAACCCTTGTATTCTAGCTGACCTGAAAAAG GTTTCTGTCTCCAAGGCTCGCGCTATCATTGTGCTTGCTGAAGATGGCAATGCTGACCAG AGTGATGCTCGTGCATTAAGGACAGTTTTGAGTCTGACAGGAGTAAAAGAAGGGCTGAGAGGACATATAGTGGTGGAACTTAGTGACCTAGACAACGAGGTGCTCGTAAAACTTGTTGGTGGAGAACTTGTTGAAACTGTTGTTGCTCATGATGTCATTGGCCGCTTGATGATTCAGTGTGCTCGACAACCAGGCCTTGCTCAG ATTTGGGAAGATATACTTGGGTTTGAAAACTGTGAGTTTTACATCAAAAGATGGCCTGGATTGGATGGAATGTGTTTTGAAGATGTATTGATCAGCTTCGCGGATGCTATTCCTTGTGGAGTGAAGTCGGTAGCTTGTGGAGGAAAGATAATTTTGAATCCTGATGACTCTTATGTTCTACAAGAAGGCGACGAAGTTCTTGTAATTGCTGAAGATGACGATACTTATGCTCCAACCACATTGCCAATG GTTAAAGAAGCATCATTGATAGAAATTATTCGGCCAACAAAAGAGCCACAGAAGATTTTACTTTGTGGATGGAGACGGGACATTGATGATATGATAGTG GTGTTGGATGCATTCTTGGCACCTGAATCAGAGTTGTGGATGTTCAATGAAGTTCCAGAAAATGATAGAGTTAAAAAACTTACTGATGGTGGTCTGGATTTCGACCGTTTAATGAACATTACTTTGGTTCATCGTGAAGGAAATGCTGTTATTCGGCGCAACTTGGAAAGTCTCCCCTTGGAGACCTTTGATTCT ATTTTGATTTTGGCTGATGAGTCAGTCGAAGATTCAGCAATCCAAGCTGATTCAAGATCTCTTGCCACATTACTGTTAATCCGTGACATCCAG GCAAAGCGTCTTCCTTATAGTAAAGAAACCCCGGTTCATAGAGAAGCTTTCTCAAAGGTTTCTTGGATGGGTGAAATGCAACAAGCTTCAGATAAATCAGTCATCATAAGTGAAATTCTTGATCCGCGGACTAAAAATCTATTATCCATGTCGAAAATCAGTGACTATGTTTTATCAAATGAGCTGGTCAGCATGGCATTAGCTATGGTTGCTGAGGATCGCCAAATaaatgatgtgttagaagaactcTTTGCTGAGGAG GGAAACGAGATGCATATAAGACAAGCCAATCTTTACCTTCATGAAGAGGAGgaattgaatttttttgaagTACTGTTACGTGCTCGGCAGAGGAAAGAAATTGTGATTGGGTACCGGCTCGCAAATGCAGAGCGAGCTGTTATAAACCCTCCTAACAAGAGTGAGCGGCgaaattggtcatccaaagatgcTTTTGTTGTGATTGCTGAAAAAGAATGA
- the LOC113299821 gene encoding ion channel CASTOR-like isoform X1 produces the protein MSFMDPDHPSSSSCNRDWFFPSPSFIHSTHPIPSSRTLKPPKKFYSSARRSGSQKISYSLEPPLSQKPNPILPLDNRYGGIRRRIDFDRTRDKMQRSDDETFNSTPTEKKNLLEEKTTRIVGRLKSCFRWNRRNLVFPVIITIFFYLLRKNFILQGQVKDLEEQILILKLRLQECNLPGSVHNINSNAEESFISTESLRTSALIFSLLLLSTPFLIFKYIDYVSKTRRSSKEVSLNKQLEYHVDVFLSVHPYTKPLALLIATLLLIFIGGVALFGVTDDGLADCLWLSWTYVASSGNHADSEGIGPRLVSVSISFGGMLIFAMMLGLVSDAISEKLDSLRKGKSEVVESSHTLILGWSEKLGTLLNQLVIANESLGGGTVVVMAERDKEEMELDIAKMEFDFRGTSVICRSGNPCILADLKKVSVSKARAIIVLAEDGNADQSDARALRTVLSLTGVKEGLRGHIVVELSDLDNEVLVKLVGGELVETVVAHDVIGRLMIQCARQPGLAQIWEDILGFENCEFYIKRWPGLDGMCFEDVLISFADAIPCGVKSVACGGKIILNPDDSYVLQEGDEVLVIAEDDDTYAPTTLPMVKEASLIEIIRPTKEPQKILLCGWRRDIDDMIVVSSFCQAPNRFLFFVFPVLIKQVWRGNPQKDLMVQKLHEKILFCGWRRDMEDMIMVLDAFLAPESELWMFNEVPENDRVKKLTDGGLDFDRLMNITLVHREGNAVIRRNLESLPLETFDSILILADESVEDSAIQADSRSLATLLLIRDIQAKRLPYSKETPVHREAFSKVSWMGEMQQASDKSVIISEILDPRTKNLLSMSKISDYVLSNELVSMALAMVAEDRQINDVLEELFAEEGNEMHIRQANLYLHEEEELNFFEVLLRARQRKEIVIGYRLANAERAVINPPNKSERRNWSSKDAFVVIAEKE, from the exons ATGTCCTTTATGGATCCTGATCACCCATCTTCCTCCTCTTGTAACAGGGATTGGTTTTTCCCTTCTCCTTCTTTCATTCATTCAACTCATCCTATTCCTTCTTCAAGAACTCTAAAGCCTCCTAAAAAGTTCTACTCTTCAGCACGCCGTAGTGGCTCGCAGAAAATATCTTATTCACTTGAACCGCCATTATCTCAGAAACCTAATCCGATTTTACCATTGGATAATAGATATGGTGGAATTCGAAGAAGAATTGATTTTGATCGTACCAGAGACAAAATGCAAagatctgatgatgaaacctttaatTCGACTCCGACGGAGAAGAAGAACTTGCTGGAAGAGAAAACTACTAGGATTGTTGGGAGATTAAAAAGTTGTTTCCGATGGAATCGACGGAATTTGGTTTTCCCG GTTATTATCacaatcttcttttatcttctacGCAAGAACTTTATATTGCAAGGACAGGTTAAGGATTTAGAG GAACAGATTTTAATATTAAAGTTGAGATTACAAGAATGTAATTTACCGGGCTCTGTTCACAATATCAATTCAAATGCAGAAGAAAGTTTTATATCTACTGaaagtttgagaacttcagcTTTGATTTTCTCGTTATTACTCTTATCTACACCATTTCTTATTTTCAAGTATATTGATTACGTTTCGAAAACTAGAAGATCGTCAAAAGAAGTTTCCTTGAACAAACAGTTAGAATATCACGTGGACGTGTTTTTATCAGTTCATCCTTATACAAAGCCGTTGGCGTTGCTAATTGCAACCCTGCTGCTTATATTTATTGGTGGGGTTGCATTGTTTGGTGTGACTGATGATGGCTTAGCTGATTGTCTATGGTTGTCTTGGACTTATGTTGCTAGTTCAGGAAACCATGCGGACTCTGAGGGAATTGGTCCAAGGTTAGTTTCAGTTTCTATAAGTTTTGGTGGTATGCTAATATTTGCAATGATGCTTGGACTTGTCTCCGATGCAATCTCCGAGAAATTAGATTCATTACGGAAGGGGAAAAGTGAAGTTGTTGAGAGCAGTCATACTTTAATTCTTGGTTGGAGCGAAAAATTG GGTACACTATTGAATCAGCTTGTCATAGCCAATGAGAGTTTAGGTGGAGGTACTGTGGTTGTAATGGCTGAGAGAGATAAAGAAGAGATGGAACTTGACATTGCCAAAATGGAATTTGATTTTAGAGGAACATCTGTTATATGCAGAAGTGGAAACCCTTGTATTCTAGCTGACCTGAAAAAG GTTTCTGTCTCCAAGGCTCGCGCTATCATTGTGCTTGCTGAAGATGGCAATGCTGACCAG AGTGATGCTCGTGCATTAAGGACAGTTTTGAGTCTGACAGGAGTAAAAGAAGGGCTGAGAGGACATATAGTGGTGGAACTTAGTGACCTAGACAACGAGGTGCTCGTAAAACTTGTTGGTGGAGAACTTGTTGAAACTGTTGTTGCTCATGATGTCATTGGCCGCTTGATGATTCAGTGTGCTCGACAACCAGGCCTTGCTCAG ATTTGGGAAGATATACTTGGGTTTGAAAACTGTGAGTTTTACATCAAAAGATGGCCTGGATTGGATGGAATGTGTTTTGAAGATGTATTGATCAGCTTCGCGGATGCTATTCCTTGTGGAGTGAAGTCGGTAGCTTGTGGAGGAAAGATAATTTTGAATCCTGATGACTCTTATGTTCTACAAGAAGGCGACGAAGTTCTTGTAATTGCTGAAGATGACGATACTTATGCTCCAACCACATTGCCAATG GTTAAAGAAGCATCATTGATAGAAATTATTCGGCCAACAAAAGAGCCACAGAAGATTTTACTTTGTGGATGGAGACGGGACATTGATGATATGATAGTGGTAAGTTCTTTCTGCCAAGCTCCTAATCgcttcttgttttttgtttttcctgtctTGATAAAACAGGTCTGGAGAGGGAATCCACAGAAAGATTTAATGGTTCAGAAGTTGcatgaaaaaattcttttttgtggTTGGCGCCGAGATATGGAAGATATGATTATG GTGTTGGATGCATTCTTGGCACCTGAATCAGAGTTGTGGATGTTCAATGAAGTTCCAGAAAATGATAGAGTTAAAAAACTTACTGATGGTGGTCTGGATTTCGACCGTTTAATGAACATTACTTTGGTTCATCGTGAAGGAAATGCTGTTATTCGGCGCAACTTGGAAAGTCTCCCCTTGGAGACCTTTGATTCT ATTTTGATTTTGGCTGATGAGTCAGTCGAAGATTCAGCAATCCAAGCTGATTCAAGATCTCTTGCCACATTACTGTTAATCCGTGACATCCAG GCAAAGCGTCTTCCTTATAGTAAAGAAACCCCGGTTCATAGAGAAGCTTTCTCAAAGGTTTCTTGGATGGGTGAAATGCAACAAGCTTCAGATAAATCAGTCATCATAAGTGAAATTCTTGATCCGCGGACTAAAAATCTATTATCCATGTCGAAAATCAGTGACTATGTTTTATCAAATGAGCTGGTCAGCATGGCATTAGCTATGGTTGCTGAGGATCGCCAAATaaatgatgtgttagaagaactcTTTGCTGAGGAG GGAAACGAGATGCATATAAGACAAGCCAATCTTTACCTTCATGAAGAGGAGgaattgaatttttttgaagTACTGTTACGTGCTCGGCAGAGGAAAGAAATTGTGATTGGGTACCGGCTCGCAAATGCAGAGCGAGCTGTTATAAACCCTCCTAACAAGAGTGAGCGGCgaaattggtcatccaaagatgcTTTTGTTGTGATTGCTGAAAAAGAATGA